The Saprospiraceae bacterium genome includes a window with the following:
- a CDS encoding RNA polymerase sigma factor: MSNNVDERNIIFQLQNGDRRAISDFIDTYGKFMYNVTYRILGQVPDAEEATQDAVLKVLKNLLSFDQHSSLKAWCYTIAYRTAIDYKRKVKNHQDITKVDHLISQYNTEETSEISDAKFQINAMMKILDDESKAIVTMYYLEEKNVKEITEFTGLSVSNVKIKLHRARKLMAETFKDIYIIKNE; this comes from the coding sequence ATGTCAAATAACGTAGACGAAAGGAATATTATTTTTCAGCTTCAGAATGGAGATCGAAGAGCTATCAGTGATTTCATTGATACTTATGGAAAATTTATGTACAACGTAACTTACAGGATTCTTGGTCAGGTTCCGGATGCTGAAGAAGCCACCCAGGATGCAGTCCTAAAGGTATTAAAAAATCTACTTTCTTTTGATCAACATTCTTCTCTCAAAGCATGGTGTTATACTATTGCGTACCGTACTGCGATTGACTATAAGAGAAAGGTAAAAAACCATCAGGATATTACTAAAGTAGATCACCTCATCTCGCAATATAATACGGAAGAAACTTCAGAAATCTCGGACGCAAAATTTCAAATCAACGCCATGATGAAAATTCTTGATGATGAGTCAAAAGCCATTGTCACTATGTATTACCTTGAAGAAAAAAATGTTAAGGAAATAACCGAATTTACAGGCTTAAGTGTGAGTAATGTCAAAATAAAACTCCATAGAGCAAGAAAGCTAATGGCTGAGACTTTTAAAGATATATATATAATCAAAAATGAATGA